In one window of Anser cygnoides isolate HZ-2024a breed goose chromosome 3, Taihu_goose_T2T_genome, whole genome shotgun sequence DNA:
- the WTAP gene encoding pre-mRNA-splicing regulator WTAP isoform X2, with product MTNEEPLPKKVRLSEADFKVLPRDELILRWKQYEAYVQALEGKYTDLNSNDVTGLRESEEKLKQQQQESARRENILVMRLATKEQEMQECTNQIQYLKQVQQPSVAQLRSTMVDPAINLFFLKMKGELEQTKDKLEQAQNELSAWKFTPDSQTGKKLMAKCRMLIQENQELGRQLSQGRIAQLEAELALQKKYSEELKSSQDELNDFIIQLDEEVEGMQSTILVLQQQLKETRQQLAQYQQQQSQASNPGTSRTPSSEPTDQGEAVGKDCSRLANGPSNGSSSHQRTSGPGFYREGSSTEDDFPASPGNGNKLSNHSEDRTGRGGGSYINQLSTGYESVDSPTGSENSLTHHSNDTDSNHDPQEEKTVSMKGNRTVGSRHVQNGLDSSVSVQGSVL from the exons ATGACGAATGAAGAACCTCTCCCGAAGAAg GTTCGCCTTAGTGAAGCAGATTTTAAGGTTTTGCCTAGAGATGAGCTTATCCTAAG GTGGAAACAGTATGAAGCATACGTGCAAGCTTTGGAGGGCAAGTACACAGATCTTAACT CTAATGATGTGACGGGATTGAGAGAATCTGAAGAGAAGttgaaacagcaacagcaagaaTCCGCCCgaagagaaaatattctggTCATGAGGCTGGCAACTAAAGAACAGGAGATGCAAGAGTGTACT AATCAGATTCAGTACCTCAAGCAAGTCCAGCAGCCTAGTGTTGCCCAACTGCGATCAACAATGGTGGACCCAGCCATCaacttgtttttcctaaaaatgaAAGGTGAACTGGAACAGACTAAAGACAAACTGGAACAAGCCCAAAATGAACTGAGTGCCTGGAAATTTACGCCTGATag CCAAACAGGCAAAAAGTTAATGGCGAAGTGTCGAATGCTTATCCAGGAGAATCAAGAGCTTGGAAGGCAGCTGTCCCAAGGACGTATTGCACAGCTTGAGGCAGAGTTGGctttacagaagaaatataGTGAGGAACTTAAAAGCAGTCAGGATG AGTTGAATGACTTCATCATCCAGCTTGATGAGGAGGTAGAGGGTATGCAGAGTACCATTCTAGTTCTTCAGCAGCAGTTGAAGGAGACTCGCCAGCAGTTGGCACagtaccagcagcagcagtcccagGCCTCCAACCCAGGTACCAGCAGGACTCCATCTTCTGAGCCTACAGACCAGGGAGAGGCTGTGGGTAAAGACTGCAGCCGCCTGGCTAACGGACCAAGCAATGGTAGCTCCTCCCATCAGCGGACGTCTGGGCCTGGATTTTATAGGGAGGGTAGCAGCACAGAAGATGACTTCCCGGCTTCTCCAGGGAATGGTAATAAGCTGTCCAACCACTCTGAAGATAGAACTGGTAGAGGAGGTGGTAGCTACATAAACCAACTCAGTACTGGGTATGAAAGTGTAGACTCTCCCACTGGCAGTGAAAACTCTCTCACTCACCACTCAAATGACACAGACTCCAATCATGATCCtcaagaggagaaaacagtgaGCATGAAAGGTAACAGAACTGTGGGTTCTCGTCATGTCCAGAATGGTTTGGACTCCAGTGTAAGTGTGCAGGGTTCAgttttgtaa
- the WTAP gene encoding pre-mRNA-splicing regulator WTAP isoform X1 yields MTNEEPLPKKVRLSEADFKVLPRDELILRWKQYEAYVQALEGKYTDLNSNDVTGLRESEEKLKQQQQESARRENILVMRLATKEQEMQECTWAPLRRARLRLLYPPHQNQIQYLKQVQQPSVAQLRSTMVDPAINLFFLKMKGELEQTKDKLEQAQNELSAWKFTPDSQTGKKLMAKCRMLIQENQELGRQLSQGRIAQLEAELALQKKYSEELKSSQDELNDFIIQLDEEVEGMQSTILVLQQQLKETRQQLAQYQQQQSQASNPGTSRTPSSEPTDQGEAVGKDCSRLANGPSNGSSSHQRTSGPGFYREGSSTEDDFPASPGNGNKLSNHSEDRTGRGGGSYINQLSTGYESVDSPTGSENSLTHHSNDTDSNHDPQEEKTVSMKGNRTVGSRHVQNGLDSSVSVQGSVL; encoded by the exons ATGACGAATGAAGAACCTCTCCCGAAGAAg GTTCGCCTTAGTGAAGCAGATTTTAAGGTTTTGCCTAGAGATGAGCTTATCCTAAG GTGGAAACAGTATGAAGCATACGTGCAAGCTTTGGAGGGCAAGTACACAGATCTTAACT CTAATGATGTGACGGGATTGAGAGAATCTGAAGAGAAGttgaaacagcaacagcaagaaTCCGCCCgaagagaaaatattctggTCATGAGGCTGGCAACTAAAGAACAGGAGATGCAAGAGTGTACT tgggcaccactgagaagagcccGGCTCCGCCTTCTTTACCCCccccatcag AATCAGATTCAGTACCTCAAGCAAGTCCAGCAGCCTAGTGTTGCCCAACTGCGATCAACAATGGTGGACCCAGCCATCaacttgtttttcctaaaaatgaAAGGTGAACTGGAACAGACTAAAGACAAACTGGAACAAGCCCAAAATGAACTGAGTGCCTGGAAATTTACGCCTGATag CCAAACAGGCAAAAAGTTAATGGCGAAGTGTCGAATGCTTATCCAGGAGAATCAAGAGCTTGGAAGGCAGCTGTCCCAAGGACGTATTGCACAGCTTGAGGCAGAGTTGGctttacagaagaaatataGTGAGGAACTTAAAAGCAGTCAGGATG AGTTGAATGACTTCATCATCCAGCTTGATGAGGAGGTAGAGGGTATGCAGAGTACCATTCTAGTTCTTCAGCAGCAGTTGAAGGAGACTCGCCAGCAGTTGGCACagtaccagcagcagcagtcccagGCCTCCAACCCAGGTACCAGCAGGACTCCATCTTCTGAGCCTACAGACCAGGGAGAGGCTGTGGGTAAAGACTGCAGCCGCCTGGCTAACGGACCAAGCAATGGTAGCTCCTCCCATCAGCGGACGTCTGGGCCTGGATTTTATAGGGAGGGTAGCAGCACAGAAGATGACTTCCCGGCTTCTCCAGGGAATGGTAATAAGCTGTCCAACCACTCTGAAGATAGAACTGGTAGAGGAGGTGGTAGCTACATAAACCAACTCAGTACTGGGTATGAAAGTGTAGACTCTCCCACTGGCAGTGAAAACTCTCTCACTCACCACTCAAATGACACAGACTCCAATCATGATCCtcaagaggagaaaacagtgaGCATGAAAGGTAACAGAACTGTGGGTTCTCGTCATGTCCAGAATGGTTTGGACTCCAGTGTAAGTGTGCAGGGTTCAgttttgtaa